A region of Arabidopsis thaliana chromosome 5, partial sequence DNA encodes the following proteins:
- a CDS encoding bZIP protein — MSRPAPLPPRCPIPKKLSLSPVADTFYSSSSPIESYIGQYKSSTQDSRLEDQPAWLDELLCDKTDGLLTRGGPLRRSASDSVVLLGDISATFSGFDQSEDEESLSSEACGDLESACVYGPNSPRAKNNSSFSNNPIASAFSDYGSQTPPQNLDDTVKGINRSPVAENACGSMGIPNAKRNPGQRSRVRKLQYIAELERTVGMLQTVEADLSVRVASLLQTRATLSLENSQLKQQMAILKQDKLIREGK, encoded by the exons ATGTCAAGGCCTGCTCCGCTTCCACCTCGTTGCCCGATTCCAAAGAAACTTTCTTTGAGTCCAGTTGCAGATACATTctactcttcttcctcacccATTGAATCATACATTGGTCAATACAAGTCTTCTACTCAAGATTCCAGGCTCGAAGATCAACCTGCTTGGCTTGATGAGTTGCTCTGTGACAAAACTGATGGGTTGCTCACTAGAGGAGGTCCTCTGCGCCGCTCAGCTAGCGACTCAGTTGTGCTTTTGGGAGACATTTCTGCTActttttctggttttgatCAAAGTGAGGATGAAGAAAGTTTGAGTTCTGAAGCTTGTGGGGACTTGGAGTCTGCTTGTGTATATGGTCCCAACTCGCCAAGAGCAAAGAACAACTCTAGCTTCTCTAACAACCCTATTGCTTCTGCCTTTTCGGATTATGGTTCTCAGACACCGCCTCAGAACTTGGATGATACGGTGAAAGGGATCAACCGTTCACCTGTTGCTGAAAATGCGTGTGGTTCAATGGGCATACCAAATGCAAAAAG GAACCCGGGACAGCGTTCAAGGGTTCGTAAGCTCCAGTACATTGCTGAACTTGAGAGAACAGTAGGCATGTTGCAG ACGGTGGAAGCAGATTTATCAGTGAGAGTGGCTTCACTTCTTCAGACACGAGCAACACTGTCCCTGGAGAATAGCCAGTTGAAGCAGCAGATGGCGATACTAAAGCAGGACAAGCTCATAAGGGAaggtaaataa
- a CDS encoding uncharacterized protein (unknown protein; BEST Arabidopsis thaliana protein match is: unknown protein (TAIR:AT3G28674.1); Has 30201 Blast hits to 17322 proteins in 780 species: Archae - 12; Bacteria - 1396; Metazoa - 17338; Fungi - 3422; Plants - 5037; Viruses - 0; Other Eukaryotes - 2996 (source: NCBI BLink).) — translation MINSTNQDFPLPPHQSHSSFGLVVLFGVMAAFAFVIVVVAAVCYCLYHREQARPCVEQ, via the coding sequence ATGATTAACTCAACGAATCAAGACTTTCCGCTTCCACCACATCAGTCTCACTCTTCTTTCGGCTTAGTGGTGTTGTTCGGAGTCATGGCGGCATTTGCATTTGTGATCGTGGTGGTTGCGGCAGTGTGCTACTGTCTGTACCACCGCGAGCAAGCTCGTCCATGCGTCGAGCAATaa
- the VPS60.2 gene encoding SNF7 family protein (VPS60.2; CONTAINS InterPro DOMAIN/s: Snf7 (InterPro:IPR005024); BEST Arabidopsis thaliana protein match is: SNF7 family protein (TAIR:AT3G10640.1); Has 30201 Blast hits to 17322 proteins in 780 species: Archae - 12; Bacteria - 1396; Metazoa - 17338; Fungi - 3422; Plants - 5037; Viruses - 0; Other Eukaryotes - 2996 (source: NCBI BLink).) yields the protein MKRIFGAKNNKEPPPSIQDASDRINKRGDSVEEKVKRLDAELCKYKDQIKRTRPGPALEAIKARAMRVLKQKKMYEGQRDMLYNQTFNLDQVSFAAEGLKDAQQTMTALKSANKELKGMMKTVKIQDIDNLQDDMMDLMDESSEIQETLGRSYNVPDDIDEDDLLGELDALEADMGNETEADGVPSYLQPDKEPDLNDELNLPSAPMGHTGAPPGRAQAEDEWGLPAVPRASLRG from the exons ATGAAGAGAATCTTTGGAGCGAAGAATAACAAAGAGCCTCCTCCGTCTATTCAAGATGCCTCTGATCGg aTCAATAAAAGAGGAGATTCAGTGGAAGAGAAAGTTAAGAGGCTTGATGCTGAGCTCTGCAAATACAAAGATCAGATCAAAAGGACTAGACCTGGTCCTGCTCTAGAAGCTATCAAAGCTCGTGCTATGAGAGTTCTCAAGCAAAAGAAGAT GTATGAAGGACAACGTGACATGCTCTATAATCAGACTTTTAACCTTGATCAAGTTTCATTTGCTGCTGAAGGCCTTAAAGATGCTCAACAAACT ATGACAGCGCTAAAATCTGCTAACAAGGAGCTGAAAGGAATGATGAAAACCGTCAAGATTCAAGATATAGAT AATTTGCAAGATGATATGATGGACTTAATGGATGAGAGTTCTGAAATTCAAGAGACACTTGGTAGGAGCTACAATGTTCCTGATGACATTGACGAAGATGACCTCCTGGGCG AGCTTGATGCTCTTGAAGCTGACATGGGGAACGAGACTGAAGCAGACGGAGTGCCTTCTTATCTCCAACCCGATAAGGAACCGGATCTTAATGATGAGCTCAACTTGCCTTCAGCACCAATGGGGCATACAGGAGCTCCACCCGGACGAGCTCAG GCTGAAGATGAATGGGGATTACCAGCGGTACCACGTGCATCACTTCGGGGCTAA
- the VPS60.2 gene encoding SNF7 family protein (VPS60.2; CONTAINS InterPro DOMAIN/s: Snf7 (InterPro:IPR005024); BEST Arabidopsis thaliana protein match is: SNF7 family protein (TAIR:AT3G10640.1).): MKRIFGAKNNKEPPPSIQDASDRINKRGDSVEEKVKRLDAELCKYKDQIKRTRPGPALEAIKARAMRVLKQKKMYEGQRDMLYNQTFNLDQVSFAAEGLKDAQQTMTALKSANKELKGMMKTVKIQDIDNLQDDMMDLMDESSEIQETLGRSYNVPDDIDEDDLLGGKFFLCSLCCLSLGLVETISLCLLNSAPYTLYRFVNSELDALEADMGNETEADGVPSYLQPDKEPDLNDELNLPSAPMGHTGAPPGRAQAEDEWGLPAVPRASLRG, encoded by the exons ATGAAGAGAATCTTTGGAGCGAAGAATAACAAAGAGCCTCCTCCGTCTATTCAAGATGCCTCTGATCGg aTCAATAAAAGAGGAGATTCAGTGGAAGAGAAAGTTAAGAGGCTTGATGCTGAGCTCTGCAAATACAAAGATCAGATCAAAAGGACTAGACCTGGTCCTGCTCTAGAAGCTATCAAAGCTCGTGCTATGAGAGTTCTCAAGCAAAAGAAGAT GTATGAAGGACAACGTGACATGCTCTATAATCAGACTTTTAACCTTGATCAAGTTTCATTTGCTGCTGAAGGCCTTAAAGATGCTCAACAAACT ATGACAGCGCTAAAATCTGCTAACAAGGAGCTGAAAGGAATGATGAAAACCGTCAAGATTCAAGATATAGAT AATTTGCAAGATGATATGATGGACTTAATGGATGAGAGTTCTGAAATTCAAGAGACACTTGGTAGGAGCTACAATGTTCCTGATGACATTGACGAAGATGACCTCCTGGGCGGTAAGTTCTTTCTCTGCTCTTTATGCTGCTTGTCCTTGGGGTTGGTAGAAACAATTTCCCTGTGTTTGTTAAATTCTGCTCCTTATACGTTATATCGGTTTGTGAATTCAGAGCTTGATGCTCTTGAAGCTGACATGGGGAACGAGACTGAAGCAGACGGAGTGCCTTCTTATCTCCAACCCGATAAGGAACCGGATCTTAATGATGAGCTCAACTTGCCTTCAGCACCAATGGGGCATACAGGAGCTCCACCCGGACGAGCTCAG GCTGAAGATGAATGGGGATTACCAGCGGTACCACGTGCATCACTTCGGGGCTAA